A stretch of Candidatus Binataceae bacterium DNA encodes these proteins:
- a CDS encoding ATP-binding protein, whose amino-acid sequence VRATADQISNELERWLKRIGLALGIDRTTIAQVDPNDGLLYTSHRWAREGVTPMAPRTKADDTLPWVTQKLLAGETILLDDVEDAPPEAARDLEYARSVGIKSVMIVPLRIGGVIMGAVGFDAVFRARPWSPRTSRRLRLVAEVFGNALQRERAVAEINRLQDEMRQTSRVAMTGELTASLAHELNQPLAAILNNAEAARQMLAAKRPNLAEVREAIDEIIQDNSRAAETLRTVRALFQRDQIEMAPLDLRLVLLEVERILRLEAIRRQIALRIDLPPSLPLVAGNRTQLVELLMNLTFNAFDSVSEHGGERREVELRAHQPEARRVNVAVSDTGGGIDLELMPQLFKAFFTTKPKGMGMGLAIARSIVETHGGRLWATRKADGGATLEFDLPVKGHEAGGRRP is encoded by the coding sequence CGTCCGAGCGACCGCAGACCAGATTTCGAATGAACTGGAGCGATGGCTCAAGCGTATCGGTCTCGCACTTGGTATCGACCGCACGACGATCGCCCAGGTCGATCCCAACGACGGCCTTCTCTATACGAGTCATCGGTGGGCCCGCGAAGGGGTCACGCCTATGGCCCCACGGACGAAGGCCGACGATACTCTGCCCTGGGTGACGCAGAAACTTCTGGCTGGCGAGACAATTTTATTAGACGACGTCGAGGATGCGCCGCCGGAAGCGGCCAGGGACCTCGAGTACGCACGCTCGGTCGGGATTAAATCGGTGATGATAGTCCCGCTCAGGATCGGAGGAGTCATAATGGGAGCGGTCGGCTTCGACGCGGTCTTCCGCGCGCGGCCCTGGTCGCCGCGAACCTCACGGCGACTGCGCCTCGTCGCGGAGGTATTTGGAAACGCGCTACAGCGCGAGCGCGCGGTAGCTGAAATCAACCGCCTGCAGGACGAGATGCGACAAACCTCGCGTGTGGCGATGACCGGCGAACTCACCGCCTCGCTGGCGCATGAACTGAATCAGCCGCTCGCCGCCATATTGAATAATGCGGAGGCGGCGCGCCAGATGCTCGCGGCAAAGCGGCCGAACCTCGCCGAGGTCAGAGAGGCTATTGACGAGATAATCCAGGACAACTCGCGTGCGGCGGAAACGCTGCGCACCGTTCGCGCCCTGTTCCAGCGCGACCAGATCGAGATGGCCCCGCTGGACCTGCGCCTCGTTCTGCTCGAGGTCGAGCGCATCCTGCGACTCGAAGCCATACGCAGGCAGATCGCACTCCGAATCGACCTTCCGCCCTCGCTCCCGTTAGTGGCAGGAAACCGAACCCAGCTCGTGGAACTGCTGATGAATCTTACCTTCAACGCCTTCGACTCCGTCAGCGAGCATGGTGGCGAGCGGCGCGAGGTCGAGCTGCGGGCGCATCAGCCCGAGGCGCGGCGCGTGAACGTCGCAGTCAGCGATACCGGCGGCGGCATCGACCTCGAGCTGATGCCTCAACTGTTCAAGGCATTCTTCACTACCAAGCCCAAGGGCATGGGAATGGGTCTCGCGATCGCGCGCTCGATCGTCGAAACCCACGGCGGCCGCCTATGGGCGACAAGGAAAGCCGATGGCGGCGCAACGCTGGAATTCGACTTGCCGGTCAAGGGCCATGAAGCGGGGGGACGGCGTCCATAG
- a CDS encoding DUF6515 family protein, translating to MNKPSIRPTRGEALARAALLALAVAVAGASPAFGRFGGGGGYGGGGRSWGGGGGGGSRSWGGSDGSSQGNISHANSYSQSGYHSYGGSESGSSYHPYGSSGSSQSEYHPDGSSSSSEYHPYGSSGSSQSEYHPDGSSGSSQSQSSYHPYGSSGSTQSSSSSSYNPQQQQQQRQQTAMTMQQNQLNEEQYNHQSTMNEANQVNTNRMNTATSMQSSQHNYNENNYSNGNYSNYGTPYYGGNPYYCCGSNSNNGGSEAGAALGGMAIGAMMASLPRDAAPAYAPGTTNNYYYSNGSFMAPAQGGGGYQVVSPPMGATVPSIPPSAYQTTVNGATYYVSGSTYYEPVFSDGQVAFRVAQP from the coding sequence ATGAACAAGCCATCGATTCGTCCAACCCGCGGTGAAGCTCTGGCGCGTGCCGCCCTGCTGGCGCTCGCGGTTGCGGTCGCGGGCGCTTCGCCGGCGTTCGGAAGATTTGGCGGTGGAGGCGGTTATGGCGGCGGCGGGCGCAGCTGGGGCGGCGGGGGCGGCGGAGGATCGCGCAGCTGGGGCGGCAGCGACGGTTCCAGCCAGGGTAACATCAGCCACGCCAATAGCTACTCGCAGTCGGGCTACCATTCCTACGGCGGCTCGGAGTCGGGTTCCAGCTATCATCCGTACGGCTCGTCGGGAAGCTCGCAATCGGAGTACCATCCCGACGGGTCCAGCTCGTCGTCCGAGTATCACCCTTACGGCTCATCAGGAAGCTCGCAGTCGGAGTACCATCCCGACGGCTCTTCGGGAAGCTCGCAGTCACAGTCAAGCTATCATCCTTACGGTTCTTCCGGCTCGACGCAGAGCAGCTCCTCCAGCTCTTATAATCCGCAACAGCAGCAGCAGCAGCGGCAGCAGACTGCGATGACCATGCAGCAGAATCAGCTGAACGAGGAACAGTACAATCATCAGAGCACGATGAATGAAGCCAACCAGGTCAACACCAACCGGATGAACACAGCGACCTCAATGCAGAGCTCGCAGCATAACTACAACGAAAACAACTACAGCAACGGCAACTACAGTAACTATGGCACTCCCTATTATGGCGGTAACCCCTATTACTGCTGTGGCAGCAACTCGAACAATGGTGGTAGCGAGGCGGGCGCTGCGCTGGGCGGGATGGCGATAGGCGCGATGATGGCCTCGTTGCCACGGGATGCCGCGCCAGCATATGCCCCGGGGACGACGAACAATTACTACTACTCGAACGGCAGTTTCATGGCTCCCGCGCAGGGGGGCGGCGGTTACCAGGTGGTGTCGCCGCCGATGGGAGCGACAGTGCCTTCGATCCCGCCGTCCGCGTATCAGACCACGGTCAACGGCGCCACATACTACGTCTCAGGGTCTACCTACTATGAACCGGTCTTCAGCGACGGCCAGGTCGCCTTCAGAGTAGCTCAACCTTAG
- a CDS encoding DUF2092 domain-containing protein → MRTELSVPRLFALVGLLAIASPIVNLAAAAEPAAAPTAQGGGSKTAAEPQAAGPRVDPRAEQIVRRACAELADAKTFTFHAEVTFEQVLPQSPVKIQFAGATDYWVRKPDALAVDFESDLGAKRFWYDGTTLTVFDAPKMMYTSTAVPASIDAMMERVAETNHLTLPLADLAMSDPCVNFKRVIFGAYVGRGDVGGVACDHLAFTESNFDWQIWIQHAGKPLPRKVVINYRSTPGAPEYVAVISDWKFPTAIPDSRFTPQIPNKAIRIKFVDLKEPHP, encoded by the coding sequence ATGAGAACCGAATTGTCCGTTCCACGGCTGTTCGCGCTCGTGGGGCTGCTCGCCATCGCGAGCCCGATCGTCAATCTCGCGGCCGCGGCCGAACCCGCGGCGGCGCCGACCGCACAAGGCGGCGGATCGAAGACCGCGGCTGAACCGCAAGCGGCCGGTCCGCGGGTCGATCCGCGCGCCGAGCAAATTGTGCGGCGCGCCTGCGCTGAGCTGGCGGACGCCAAGACCTTCACGTTCCATGCGGAGGTGACCTTCGAGCAGGTCCTGCCGCAGTCGCCGGTCAAGATCCAATTCGCAGGCGCCACGGACTACTGGGTGCGCAAGCCCGACGCTCTGGCCGTCGATTTCGAAAGCGACCTCGGCGCCAAACGTTTCTGGTACGACGGCACTACGCTCACGGTCTTCGATGCGCCGAAAATGATGTACACGAGTACGGCGGTGCCGGCTTCGATCGACGCGATGATGGAGCGGGTCGCCGAGACCAACCACCTTACGCTTCCGCTCGCGGACCTGGCGATGAGCGATCCGTGCGTCAACTTCAAACGGGTCATCTTCGGCGCCTACGTTGGCCGAGGTGACGTGGGCGGCGTGGCGTGCGATCACCTTGCTTTTACCGAGAGCAACTTCGACTGGCAGATCTGGATCCAGCATGCGGGCAAGCCGCTACCGCGCAAAGTGGTGATTAATTACCGCTCGACGCCGGGCGCGCCGGAGTACGTGGCCGTAATTTCCGACTGGAAGTTCCCGACGGCGATTCCCGACTCTCGCTTCACGCCGCAGATTCCTAACAAAGCCATACGGATCAAATTTGTCGATCTGAAGGAGCCCCATCCATGA